A genomic stretch from Gorilla gorilla gorilla isolate KB3781 chromosome 20, NHGRI_mGorGor1-v2.1_pri, whole genome shotgun sequence includes:
- the LOC101130137 gene encoding zinc finger protein 570 isoform X2: MLENYRILVSLGLCFSKPSVILLLEQGKAPWMVKRELTKGLCSGWEPICETEELTPKQDFYEEHQSQKIIETLTSYNLEYSSLREEWKCEGCFERQPGNQKACFKEEIITHEEPLVDEREQEYKSWGSFHQNPLLCTQKIIPKEEKVHKHDTQKRSFKKNLMAIKPKSVCAEKKLLKCNDCEKVFSQSSSLTLHQRIHTGEKPYKCIECGKAFSQRSNLVQHQRIHTGEKPYECKECRKAFSQNAHLVQHLRVHTGEKPYECKVCRKAFSQFAYLAQHQRVHTGEKPYECIECGKAFSNRSSIAQHQRVHTGEKPYECNVCGKAFSLRAYLTVHQRIHTGERPYECKECGKAFSQNSHLAQHQRIHTGEKPYKCQECRKAFSQIAYLAQHQRVHTGEKPYECIECGKAFSNDSSLTQHQRVHTGEKPYECTVCGKAFSYCGSLAQHQRIHTGERPYECKECKKTFRQHAHLAHHQRIHIGESLSPPNPVNHQVL; encoded by the coding sequence GCTGGGAGCCTATATGTGAGACTGAAGAATTAACCCCAAAGCAGGACTTTTATGAAGAACATCAATCCCAGAAGATAATAGAAACACTTACAAGCTATAACCTTGAATACTCCAGTTTGAGAGAAGAGTGGAAATGTGAGGGCTGTTTTGAAAGGCAACCAGGGAATCAGAAGGCGTGTTTCAAGGAAGAGATAATCACTCATGAAGAACCCCTTGTTGATGAAAGAGAACAAGAATATAAATCTTGGGGAAGTTTTCATCAGAACCCGCTGCTTTGTACACAAAAGATAATCCCCAAAGAGGAGAAAGTACATAAACATGACACACAAAagagaagctttaaaaaaaatttaatggctATTAAGCCCAAGAGTGTCTGTGCAGAGAAGAAACTTTTGAAATGTAATGACTGTGAAAAAGTCTTCAGCCAGAGTTCATCCCTTACTCTTCAtcaaagaattcatactggagagaaaccctataaatgtatAGAGTGTGGAAAAGCCTTCAGCCAGAGATCAAATCTTGTTCAACATCAGAGgattcatactggagaaaaaccctatgaatgtaaggaatgtagGAAAGCCTTCAGTCAGAATGCACACCTAGTTCAACATCTGCgagttcatactggagaaaaaccttACGAATGTAAGGTATGTCGAAAAGCCTTCAGCCAGTTTGCCTACCTTGCTCAACATCAGAGAgttcatacaggagagaaaccctatgaatgtatcGAATGTGGGAAAGCATTTAGCAACAGATCATCCATTGCTCAACACCAGAGAgttcatacaggagagaaaccctatgaatgtaatgtCTGTGGGAAAGCATTTAGCCTTCGTGCATACCTTACTGTACATCAGAGAATACATACTGGAGAGagaccctatgaatgtaaggaatgtgggaaggcctttagCCAGAATTCACACCTTGCtcaacatcagagaattcatactggagaaaaaccttATAAGTGTCAGGAATGTAGGAAAGCATTCAGCCAGATTGCCTACCTTGCTCAGCATCAAagagttcatactggagagaaaccctatgaatgtatcGAATGTGGGAAGGCTTTTAGCAATGACTCGTCCCTTACTCAACATCAGCgagttcatactggagagaaaccttatgaatgtacTGTTTGTGGAAAGGCTTTTAGTTACTGTGGATCCCTTGCccaacatcagagaattcatactggagagagaccctatgaatgtaaggaatgcaAAAAAACCTTCAGGCAGCATGCACACCTTGCTCATCACCAGAGAATTCACATTGGGGAGTCACTCTCACCACCCAACCCAGTCAATCACCAAGTCCTATAG